CTTTGGGCAAATCCATTTTCCCTTCTCTGTAaagtgaagacttttttttttttttgagacagtctctctctgtcacccaggctagagcgcagtggcgccctcttggctcactgcaacctccgcctcccaggttcaagcaattctcctgcctcagccttctgagtagctgggattacaggtgtgtgcctccacgcccggctaatttttgtacttttagtagagagggggtttcaccatgttggccagactggtcttgaactcctgacctcaagtgatctgcctgcctcagcctcccaaagtgctgggattacaagcgtgagccctcacacccagccctcttttttttttttgaatcagcatctagctctgtcgcccaggctggagtgcagtggtgagattgcgactcactgcagccttgaacaccctggctcaagtagtcctcccaccttggactctcaaagtgctggaattacaagcatgcctAGGCGCCTGGCCAGGTGGAAACATTAGTCACTGGTGCTCCAGGAAGGTTGTCAGGCAGCGCTGAGCAGTAATGTGTCCTACTCACCTGCTGTTTATGCAGCACCAGGCCGCTTCTAAGAACTTTACCTGTTTCAGCTCACTGAATTCTCACAACACCCAttgtacagaagaggaaactgaggcagcgaGTGGTTAAGTGACTTctccgaggtcacacagctaggaaatggTGGCAACAGTAAGAGCCCACGAAGAGCTGCGGTTGGTAGTTCACTCTGGACAGCCCTCCCGTGAACCGTCCCTTTACTGGCACTTGTTGCTGGGGACCTTCGTTGtcctctccctccctgggccAGGTGTGTCCTGGAGGGCAGGGAAGCGTCTTGGCACGCGGGTGCGCGCCGCcccctcgacctcctgggctccctgAACCTCGCAGGACCCCGGAAACCGGCAACTTCGAGCCCCGCCCCAGCTCCTGGCCGCGGGGGCGCACCGCGGGCGTCGGGCGGGGCGGCCCAGCAGGTAAAAGCTGCGCGGTCGCAGGCTCGGCACTCACAGCTCTGATGGCTCCGATGGCACTGACGGCCATGGCGCGTTCGAGCCTCCCGCTGGCGCTGGGCCTGGCCCTGGTCGCATTCTGCCTCCTGGCGCTGCCCCGCGACGCCCGGGCTCGGCCGCAGGAGCGCATGGTCGGAGAACGCCAGGACCTGTCGCCCGACGACCCGCAGGTGCAGAAGGCGGCGCAGGCGGCCGTGGCCAGTTACAACATGGGCAGCAACAGCCTCTACTACTTCCGAGACACGCACATCATCAAGGCGCAGAGCCAGGTGCGGCGGGCGGGGTGCTGGCAGGGGATACTGGCCCAGGCGGGGGAGGCCACAGGCGCTGCCCGGGCTTGCATGGAGGGGGCCCGAAAGCGCTACCGGGATATTTtcatgcaatatttaaaaaatcgaATTAATGCCAAAACTCCACAATGGGCAGCCATCTAAATTTCAAGGAAAGACATCATTCAATCCTGTATTGCATGCACTACCTGCCTTCCTGGCTTGCCTGGTCCTAGTCTCTGCCCTGATGGGGTAGATCGGGGAGAAGGGAAGGCAGATGGGGACAGTGGGCAGTTCCCCAGGTGGGGCATGTCTGATGTCTGCCCAGGCTGCTGGTGGGGCTCAGCCTCCAGGCCTCTCCTCCCTCCACACCCACCAGAACTTCCACCACCCCGGACCCCAGGTCTGAATCAtcccttccccctctctccccacctgAGTGCCTGGGGGCAACAGGAGAATATGCTGGGAGGTGAGAAGTGAGGATCAAGGGTCAAGACCCCTGACCTGCCCCTACCCTATGTCCCCAGCTGGTGGCCGGCATCAAGTACTTCCTGACGATGGAGATGGGGAGCACAGACTGCCGCAAGACCAGGGTCGCTGGAGACCACGTGGACCTCACCACCTGCCCCCTTGCAGCAGGGGCGCAGCAGGAGGTAACAGCTGggctcctccagccccagccctccccaGAGCCTCAGGCACTCAGGTTGTCCAGCCTGAACTGGTTTGGCTGGACATGCAGATGTCCAGATGTCTGGCTGAACCTGTCGGCCTTCTGGATGAGTCAGCCTCTGGGCCAAGATGGGGTGCAGAAAGGAAGCTGGGGCTTCCTTGGGGAATGGAGAAGTTGGCTACCAAGATCTGGAGTCTAGTCCCGGCCATGTGGCTTGACATCCATTGGGTCAGTGATTGCCCTTTTCTTGCCCTGGATTGGCCTGGCAGGCAGAGGGCTGGCTATTGGGAGGAGACAGGTCGAGGCTGGGCTCACCCCTCCTTCTCCCCTATATTCTCTCTACAGAAGCTGCGCTGTGACTTTGAGGTCCTTGTGGTTCCCTGGCAGAACTCCTCTCAGCTCCTAAAGCACAACTGTGTGCAGGTGTGATAAGTCCTTGAGGGCGAAGGCCATTTGTTTTGGGGCCACGGTGGAGGGTACTTCAGGTCCATGGGCCGTATCTGTCACAATAAATGGCCAGTGCTGCTTCTTGCATTGGTTTCTTCTCAGTGCTTCACTTctgcccccatcccccacccccacttctggCAGCTCCCAGCTCCCCCGCCCAAGCTGAGAGGTCACCCTGCCACCTGCAGCAGAGCTGCTGCTGTCCCAGCCCAGACAGTGCTGAAGGTGCAGGGCTGAGCCTCCAAATGTGGAGCCCTCCAAACACCCCAGCATCACAGGCAGAGAGGAACAAaccttggagcccccacacatAGCCAGAGACTCCCGATATTCTCAGAGGTAAGGGGTGGGGGCAGACTCACAGAGCAGGGGCGATGCCCGGAGACAAGAACAGGGCCGGCTGCCTGGGAGCACTCCGAGGAGGAGTCTGTGCTCTGCTCCTGCTCAGCCCCAGGAGGAGCTCATGGGTGGCATGTGGGGCTTCAAGCAGGCAGTGTCCTCACCCAGGACGCTGAGCTCCCGGCCTGTAAGATTCCTCCACCTGCATGTGGCCCAATGATGGCAGAGTCCCTGCAGGCCAAGAGACCATGAGGGCTAGGACAGTGCTTCTCAGTCCAGGCTGTGGGCTCCACACCACAAGGACGCCTCTCATGCCTTGCCCTGGGCAAGATGCCTGAAAGGGGCTAGACTGGGAGCCCTAGAGGGACAGAGCTTGTCTGCCACCCACAGGAGGGGTGAGGGGACAGATTCAATGTAATGTCATTTAAAGAAAACAGCAtcgtggctgggtgcagtggctcatgcctgtaatcccagcactttgggaggctgaggagggtggatcacctgaggtcaggggttcaagaccagcctggccaacatggtgaaacctcgtctcaactaagaatacaaaaattatctgggtgtggtggcaggcccctgtaatctcagctattcgggaggctgaggcaggagaatctcttgaatccaggaggcagaggttgcattgagcccagattgcgccactgcactccagtctgggagacagagcaagactccatctcaaaaaagaaagcgGCATTGCAACATTTGCACACCTGAATTTGTGGCTGCAATTCATACTCCCccatacatatacacacgcaTACACCCAAAGCACAACACaccagacatacacacacagacacccacagcACACACTCAGATGCTGGCAGATATCACATGCATACCCAGAGAAACACAGCCTAGCAACTCATGAGCACAGAAGCAACACACCCTAGAGAAACAACCTGGAGATGTACACACAAAACCCAAACACAACCCAAGGACCCACGTGCCACACCCAGAGGTGTTCCTCAGATGCACCAGCACACACCCACACTTGGGATATGGGCCTTGGGGGTGCTAGGTGTCGGTACCAtcaggcccaggcaggcagcacCGCAGTGGCTGCGGAGAGCATCCCACGGCCCTTCCTTTCTGACAAGGCCTCACACCCTGCTTGTGCCTGCCTAGTCCCCTGCCCAAGGCTAGGGCCTAATGAGCAGCAGCCCCAGCTCCCAGGCCCTGCCATCTGCCTTCGGAGCCCATATTGGGATAGGGATGAGGAAACAGGAAGTAGATCCTGGGTCCCACCTGGGAGTGAGAAGCTGAGGGGTGGCATTTGACAGGAGCTGGGGACCCGGGAGACGACATCCAGCCCTGTTTCTGCTCAAGCTTGTCAGATGTGGCAGCTCAGACAGCCCAGGGTGTGTGGGGGGCCTGCTGCTTAGAAGGGCTCCCATCTGCCACCAAGCAGGGGCTCCCAGCATTGggcaggcagggggtggggggcaggaaaTGCCTGCTGAATGaatgtgtgaggtgtgaggtggtGGAGAGAAGCAAGGCCCAGAGACACCTGCCCGGTGACCTCTCTGCCCCTGGCATCTGTGCCCAAATCCCATATGGCATTTCCTCCACACAGTCTATTCCTGGGTCCTGGGCCAGCCAGTGCCTTCAGCCAGACCAGGAAAGAGAGGTGCTTATTCTGTCCTGGGGCCCTGGAAGCTACAGCACTGACTGGTCTGGCCCAGAGATGGGAGGGTTGGCAAAAAACTATTGCCCTTCAGCTCCCGCTCCTGACTCCCTCTGGCCTGAACTGCACCCTGGATTCACCTCTACTAGAGGTGAGATGGCTATTGTAGATAATGGAAAACCCTCCACTCAAGGAGAGACCCCTGGGGCCAGGGCAAGGCTTGCACTTTACTCAGTGCTAGGTTTCCAGCACCCAGCATAAGCCAGTGTCCCACTGTCACCCCCAGCCATGGGGACAGGGGCTCTGGACATCCAGCCTAGGCTCAGGCTATCAGTCCGGAGGTCATCTAAGTCCTAGAGCAGGCTGTGGGGCACAGCCTTCAGCCTCATTCCCTGCTTCCCTCTCCCAGCAGCAAGGTCCTCCACACATCCCTGCCCGCCCCTTGCCCTGAGGCCAGAAGGACTTGAGAAGCCCCGACTCCACCTCCCCTCAGTGGGCTCTAGAGTCTGACCCCAGGAAGGGCAGGATATGACAATGACCTCTGACCTCTGGGTTCATGACATCCCCATCTGGTTGGTGCTCTTCTCCTGGAGCTGAGGGTCCTGGCAGGATTGAGTTCCCGGGCTCTGAGTCCCCATTCCTGGAGCCCATTGggcccccaggccctggcaacccTGCGGTGTTCAGGCCTATTCTTTTTCTCCTGACTCTTGGGCCAGATGGGCCTTCCTCCCCAAAGCAGGGTTACTGCCTCCTCGGCTCTCCCGGCACCACCGACACCTGAGCTCAGCCCACGTTCTGCCTCACCCCTCCAGCTGCTGTTAATGCCCTGCTGGGCTGAGTTAGCATGTGGGCCCTGGTAGGGCTGGAGGGAATCAAGAGCAGCCCCTTTCATAGGGAGCACCGGCTCACACTCGTTCGTGAATGTGCACCAATTCCCTTCCCTGCGCCTTGGCCTAGCCAGTGAGGACATGGAGCCTCCTGGG
The window above is part of the Theropithecus gelada isolate Dixy unplaced genomic scaffold, Tgel_1.0 HiC_scaffold_172, whole genome shotgun sequence genome. Proteins encoded here:
- the LOC112617442 gene encoding cystatin-M, yielding MAPMALTAMARSSLPLALGLALVAFCLLALPRDARARPQERMVGERQDLSPDDPQVQKAAQAAVASYNMGSNSLYYFRDTHIIKAQSQLVAGIKYFLTMEMGSTDCRKTRVAGDHVDLTTCPLAAGAQQEKLRCDFEVLVVPWQNSSQLLKHNCVQV